DNA from Asticcacaulis sp. ZE23SCel15:
CAACACGCCTGCCATCTGTCGCAAATGCTATGTCCATCCGGAGGTGGTCAGCGCCTATATGGACGGCAGCCTGATCAAGCAAATCAACCGTGAAATCAACATAACCCTGGCGCGCAAATATGAGCACCTGACGCCGGAGGAAATTTTGGTGCTGGCGTTTTTGAAAAAGCGGCTGGTTACCTAAGTTAATGAGCCGCCTTTTTGATGGCGCGGTCCCAGATGTTTTGCGGCACGGCCGGGGCGGTTTCGGACAGGTCGGCCAGCTTGGCAATCAACTCGCTTAAGCCCGCTTCGGTGCGCGACTTTAGGGTCACGATCTCTAGCTGGCGGCGCAGGCTGGTATAGGCATTGGCGGCATTGAGATGCTGCTGCGACCGCTCCGACCAGCGCAAAGACGCCTGAAGGATCGAGGTCACGGACACTAGCCCGCCAAGGATAAACAGCAGCAGGCTGACCGTGTCTTTGTTGGCCTCATAGCCACCCGGCACCACAATC
Protein-coding regions in this window:
- a CDS encoding SLATT domain-containing protein; translated protein: MDSVTTGTEADFARILRETQTRISHAQHAHWEATQVFESLSRTLMLFNLMGGFVVSLLAALPIVVPGGYEANKDTVSLLLFILGGLVSVTSILQASLRWSERSQQHLNAANAYTSLRRQLEIVTLKSRTEAGLSELIAKLADLSETAPAVPQNIWDRAIKKAAH